CCTCTTTTGCCTCAAAGCTCTATGAAATAGATTTGCTCTTATTCCAATTTTCTCAATAATGTCAGCATTGTAAAAAGGTACTCCAAGAACATTAGATTCATGCCCCACAACAAACACGATCCGACCCCCATGTTTAGTTACTCTAGAAAGCTCCCTTAGAGTGTCAGCCATATCTAGGCAGTATTGTATTACCGTGTAAAAGCGATTTCCTCTATTTGCTCTGTTGGAGCCAATTTCTGACTTGGCTATCTTTAATAGATCCCATCCTAATAGCTCAGCAGATCTACGATAGTTTTGATGATAGTTAAATACGTTTATGTAAGGTGGAGATGTCACAACAAAATCTATCTGGTCGTTTTTCAAAGGAAGAGACCGAGCATCAGATAAACCTACTTTAATTTGCTTTTCAGAGTATGGAAGCTTTTCAATTACATTTGTTAAATCAGCAAATTTATTCTGTATAAACTCATTAGTAATTTTATTGTTTGCAACATCAAGAAGAATTATTAAAGCATCAAATATTTTTGTTCCTTCCTCATCTAATTCACTTCTAATGTTTCTTAGTTTTTCTGTTATATCTGGCACTTGGCTACCATTTTCAAAAATCCTAAAGGGAAATTCCCTATCAATTAGGTTCCTAATAATTTTGAGGACTTCTTTTTTTTTAGAACTGTTTATGAATTCATACGTTTTGCTAAGAATCCAGGCAGCCGGGTTAATTTCAAAACCATATGCCTCAAATGCTAGAGTGCCAGCCTCTAGCAAAACTGTTCCACTACCCGCAAAAGGTTCAAGAATAACTGAGTTAGATAGACAATATGAGTTTAATATAACCTCAATAAGCTGTGGCGAAAACTGACCACGCCAAGCAAATAAGTTAGATCTGGTCTTCTCAATAATGTCAAGCCTTTCTTGTGGAATGGGTTTGTCAAATTCCTTCAATTGCCAGCCTTCCTTATTTCTCAACCTATTCTCGTAAGACTCAGTGTAGTTTAACATTCTTCCTTGGACAGCTAAAGAAGTGCAAGGCCACTATCAACCTTTCAAGTTCATTGAACCTCTGGCTAATGCCGCCTTCTACGAACCCAGATAAAGAATTTTCGTATTTTTACTTATAAAATTAGGATCTCTAACCAGGGTTAATGGGTTGATGCCACATCAGGGGGTGAAGCACCATAACTTTTTTTAGACTGAAAGTTTTCGTATATCACCAGAAACCAGACTCATAGGCAGATAGCTTCTGTAGCTCAATCGGCTGGCTCAGCACAAACCTTCCGTATAGTACACTAACATAGGTAGATTGGCGAAAAATTTTCACATATCTTCAGATGTGTACCGCTAGATAAATGAATATCATCAGGAACATGGTCTATTATTTTGACTCAACTGCTGATGGAACCACGCTCTAAAAAGCATTTAGATTAAGTGCGAGACGCAATTCAGATCCAGCATTACGCCGACCGCACCGAAGACACCTAAGTGCAGTGGGTTAACCGCTATATTCTGTTTCATGACAACCGGCATCCCAGCTGAATGGGACATATCTAGCTGTGCAAGATCAGGTTGCTGGTTCTACTCAAAATTAGGCACTCACTGCGCTGGTGTTGTCTCCCAACATAAAAAGCTTTGGGTAATTTTTCAGCTTTTATCTGAATTTTTAGCTCAAGAATAACAAGAATTTTTGAGTTCTACTTCCCCCATTCATATTGCTGCCAAAGTTATGACTTTTCAGTTCATTTGTTCTTTTTCTAAATATTTTCAACCGGCATCCTCATTCAAATACGTTTTAATCATCCGGCACATCCTAAACTGTGTATCAATCTCGTAGCGATTAATACATCCGCCGTACATCAGCATTCAGCTATTTGCAGCGCAGATAAGTCAGTTATTAATGATTAATCCATTGATTTTCGATTACTAAGTCAAGCTCAGCATTATTGATACCGGCTAGAGAATGACTATCTTTGGTCGTAGAGAGGGATCTACAAAAAGAGCGATTGCTGATAGGTAAGGAAAGCTTTATTCCTAATGTAGAGATCAAAAAATTTCCAAGGGACAGTAATATGCCAGTCGAAGAAAAGCAACAGCCGCCACAGCATCAAGACCGGCAGCCAGGTCTTGAATCTGAGATGACGCCGCAACCCAAAGCCGATGATTCCAAATACAAAGGCAGCGGCAAATTACTCGGTAAAGTCGCACTGATCACCGGCGGCGATAGCGGTATTGGTCGCGCTGTGGCGATTATGTATGCCAAAGAAGGTGCAAAGGTCGCCATTGGCTACCTCAACGAGGACGAAGACGCACAAGAAACAAAACGCCTGGTGGAAGAACATAATACCGAGTGCCTCACCATTGCCGGCGACATTGGCGACGAAAAATTCTGCCAGCAAGCGGTGCAACAGACGATTGACACCTTTGGTAAACTCGATATTCTCGTCAACAACGCTGCTGAACAGCACCCGCAACAAAGTATTACGGACATCACTGCTGAGCAGTTAGAACGCACCTTCCGCACGAATATTTTCTCGATGTTTTACCTGACGAAGGCAGCGCTGCCACACCTCAAAGAAGGAAGCGCGATTATCAACACAACGTCAGTAACTGCTTATCAAGGAAACCCGCAACTGCTTGATTATTCTTCCACGAAAGGGGCAATTGTTGCCTTTACCCGCTCTCTGTCGCAATCGTTGGTAGAGAAAGGTATTCGCGTTAATGGCGTGGCTCCTGGCCCTATCTGGACGCCTCTCATTCCCTCTACTTTCTCAGAAGAAAAAGTTGAGAGTTTCGGTCAGCAAGTGCCGATGAAGCGAGCCGGTCAGCCAGAAGAAGTTGCGCCTAGCTACGTGTTTTTAGCCTCGGATGACTCTTCTTATATGTCGGGTCAGATTTTGCACCCCAACGGCGGCAAAGTTGTGAATGGCTAAATCGCTTAATGGCGGAGTGAAGAGTGAAGAGTGAACAGTCGTGAGTGATGAGCGGTTAGTGACAGGAAAAAACTAACCGCTTATCACTTTAAGTTTTTATTTTTCTGTGAGGCAATTCTGCGATTGTAGGTGCTTTTCTGGTATCTTAAATTCAGATAAATGTCAATATAGTAAGCTCGACGAGCCTGATAGGAAATTGAATGAATCAACAAGGAAATGTAGGCGGAACGCTGATAGCAGCCGGCATCCTGCTTGGCATGGGTGCAGCCGGCTTTTTTGATGGAATTGTGCTGCACGAAATCTTACAATGGCACCAAATGTTAACAAGTGTGATGCCGCCGACCAGTCTTTCTAATGTGAAAGAAAATATGGTGTGGGACGGCTTTTTTCATGCGGGGGTGTACCTGATTAACTGCGTGGGAATTTGGTTGCTGTGGCGTGCCGGCAAGCAGGGTGAGGTGCCGGCATCGTTTAGCACTTTCGGAGGTGCCTTGCTGATTGGTGCCGGTGGGTTTAATCTGATCGAAGGTTTAATCGACCACCAAATATTAGGCGTCCATCATGTCAAATCAGGGCCAAACCAACTCGCATGGGATTTGGGATTTCTGGTAATTAGTGCGCTGCTGGTTGCTGCCGGCTGGATTTTATTACAGCGCCGGCAGAGTGATGTCACGGCGTAAAGTGATTGTTAAAAAAGAAATAAAAAAGGGAGGCATTTAAAAGCCTCCTTTTTTTGGGTGTTGCCGGCACACATTCTTTAACTGTTCGTTAATAAGGTTTAAATTTTTTCTTGCTATTGCCGAACTCAATGTTCCTGTCGCTGAAGTCGCTCAGTCAGTTCAGCCAGCTTTTTTCTTTGTTGTTTAACTCGCTCAGCCAGTTCAGCGAGCTTTCTTCCTTGTTGTTTAACTCGCTCAGCTTGCTGCTGAATTGTCTCATCTAGTCGCTGGGTTTGTCGATCTTTGTACTCTTTGTCCATCTCACTAACTCGCTCTAACGCTCTGTAAATAGGCATAGAAAGCTGTCTTGAATGAACTTCTTTAAACAGTTGTAAAACCCCCACCACTTTAGTGGTGAGAGTTTTGTTTAAAGAGAGCCGCGAATTATGTCAACTAGCAACTCAACCATCGGTTAGCTTCTGATTACTTGCTAGAAGCTGCAAATTGGTCTTGAACCTGGCTTTTTGCTGTCTTGAACTCGGTAGCCATTTGCTTTTGCTGTTCGTCGCTGAAGTTGTCACGAATTAGCGGGAACATTTCAGTTTCTTCTTGACGAACGTGGTGCATCACTGCATCCATCAGCCGCTGAACATTGTTCTTGAAGTCCGGCGCAGAGGGGTTCAAAGACTTGATTTGTTCGAGCATCTGCTTCATTTCAGCTTGCTCGTTGTACAAGTCTTGCGTCTGTTGATAGTAAGAACGCACTGCGGGGTAGACAATTTGCTCTTCGGCTTCAGAGTGAGCGCTCAAATCCTTGTAAATTTGACCGAAATATTCTTGCAGCTTTTGAGGATCATCAGTCCCTTGAATTTGCATGAAGAGGGTGTTGACTTTGGTGTGATCCATGCGAATGAGATCGCGAATGCTCATCTCATCATCGGTGCGAGAAACAACGCTGCCGGCGACACCTGTAAAGGCGGCAACTGCGTCTTGAACTCGTGCCCAAATACCTTGATCCGGATCTTTGCCGGTTAGCTCACGAACACCCAGAATTTCTAAAATTCCTTTGAGTTGTTCTTGATGAGCGCGGTTTTCAAAGTTAACTGTATTTAAAGGAGTGATAGCGGCTTCAATGTCAGCGCCAACAACCTGAGCGGCTTTGTGAACTAACAGCCCTTTCATGGTTTGAGCGTGCTTGAGCAGTTCGTGCTGAGAGAACTTCTCATAAACAGTCAGCTCAGAACCTTCCATCAGTTTCTGAGTCTTCTCAATCAACTCTTGGGTTGTTTGTTTTGGCTCTGCTTTAACACCATACTGAACAATCACGGTGTCAAGAATGCCCAGATTTTTTTGATCATCTTCAAGCATATCCCGCACGCGCTGGGCAATATCTTGATCGCTACAAGCATTTAAAAGAGCTTGGTCGTTGGATATGATCAGGTTTTGCACCGCTTTCATATCTGCCAATTTAGTGGCAATTGCTTGACGCTTGGTGTCTTCAAGAGTCACTGGCATACTTGTTCTCCTCTTATTTGAACTTCCGTTATCGGATGCTTTTATTAGCTTATTGGAGTTGCCCAACTTTGCTCATCCTTCTGCCGGCAGATTTGACGAAACCCGAATTGTTATAAAAACTTAACGATTGACAGATTGCATTACAACTTTTGGGGGAAACTGCCTACCAAAGGAGACACTCGCTAACCTAAGAACGCTGATATCGCATCCCCGGTAATTGAGTTACCAAGCCCAACAATTCTAGTTGCAATAAAGCACTAGAAACCGATCCAGCCGCTAAGCCCGCTTCTTGCACAATTAAATCTAATGATGTTGGTTCCGCCGGCACAACTTGCAAGACTTTAGCGAGTTCTGGTTCCAACTGCGGCATCGGCACTTGCTCAAATAACGACAATTGTCCAGATACAGGATGTACTGCTTCTGTAGTGGCATCTATCGGTGGCATCGCGCCCAGCATTTCTAATAGATGACCTTCATTTAAAATCACTTGTGCGCCCTTACTCAACAACCCCAAACAACCTAGCGAGTTAGGATTATCGAGCGATCCCGGCAGTACATAAACATCACGACAAAAGTCGTTTGCCAAGTGTGCGGTAATTAAAGCACCCGATTTCGTTGGCGCTTCCATCACCAGCACTGCCCGACTCAAACCGGCAATAATTCGATTGCGCTGGGGAAAGTGGGCACGATCTGGCCCGATTCCGGCTGGATACTCACTTAAAACCGCTCCCTGCTTCAGAATTGCCTCGTACAGAAGCCGGTTACGCGGCGGATAGACGATATCAACGCCGGTGCCCAAAATCGCCAGAGTGCGCCCACCGGCATCCAAACAGCCTTGATGCGCTTCTGTATCGATGCCGGCTGCCAGTCCAGAAACAATCGTAAAGCCACTTTTTGCCAAAGCCGTACTGATTTTGCGCGTCCAGCGTTTGCCATATTCAGACGGTTCGCGGGTGCCCACAATCGCCACCATCGGTGTTTGTCCGAGATTCTCTTGGAGGTCAAATTGTCCCCGGCAGTACAGAACCGGCGGCGGGTTGGGCGTTTCTAGCAGCAGGCGGGGATAGTCGGGATCTGCCGGCGTCCAGAAACAGGGATTTTGTTGTTGGTGCTGTTGTAGCAATTTGTCTGGCTGGATTTGCGCTCGCCCTTGCACGACGCGTTCAACCGTATTTCGTCCAAATCCTTCCACTTGTCCCAACGCTGCCGGTGTGGCTTCCCAAGCGGTTGCCAGGGTGCCAAAGTGCTGTTGCAGGCGTCTGAGAAACACAGGACCCACACCGGCAACTTTTGACCAGGCTAGCCAGTATGCGCGTTCTTCCACTCATCCCCCATCTTGATTAAACGTCTGACGATTTCCACTCGGATTCGAGAATGCTCATCACGTAATAGCTCCAATATTTATCACCGGCTTTATAAGCATCTCGAAAATATCCTTCTTTCACAAACCCGACTTTTTCGTAACAAGAAACTCCTGCTATGTTAAAATCAAACACTCCAATAGAAATGCGGTGCAGCTTTAATTCTTCAAATCCGAATTGCAAAAGTTTTTTCACCATTTGAGTTCCAATTCCTTGTCCTCGTAGGGAAGCTTCACCCACTAAAACTCTGGAAACTGTGCCAGACCTATTTTGCAGATCAATTCTATCAAGTTCGATGTGACCCACGACTGCGAAGGTATGAGTATCTACCGCTTTAAATATTTTTTTAGTAGGTTTCTCTCCCTGGGACGTTTGAATATATTTTTCCAGTTGATTGTCATCTAATGGATAAGTGAAAGTTGAAGGTGCCCATTGCTGGATTAGATCCGCAGAGGTGATCCAACCTATTAATCGGGCGAAATCATCGCGCTCAAACGGTTGCAATTCAATTTTTATCATAGAATGCCGGTTAAACTGTCATTTAGTTAGATTGGCTTGTTAAAATTTTACGCTTTCCAATCGATAAAACGTGCATAAGCATAAGCAATACTTTCAGAGATTGTTGACCTAACTCCAGTGCTAGATTGCCACCAATTGTTAGCATCATAATCGAGGGGTTGGGCGGCAATGACTCCAACGCGAATTTCAGGCGCGAGGACTTGTTTAAAAATTAGCCAACTGCGGCGGGCGTGAGGGCCAAATGTGTATAAATTAATTGCTTTGACTTCTAAATCGGAAGTGGATAGCCATTGGCGCAGGGCAACCGCAGATGCTTGGGTTCGAT
Above is a genomic segment from Microcoleus sp. FACHB-68 containing:
- a CDS encoding hemerythrin domain-containing protein; this translates as MPVTLEDTKRQAIATKLADMKAVQNLIISNDQALLNACSDQDIAQRVRDMLEDDQKNLGILDTVIVQYGVKAEPKQTTQELIEKTQKLMEGSELTVYEKFSQHELLKHAQTMKGLLVHKAAQVVGADIEAAITPLNTVNFENRAHQEQLKGILEILGVRELTGKDPDQGIWARVQDAVAAFTGVAGSVVSRTDDEMSIRDLIRMDHTKVNTLFMQIQGTDDPQKLQEYFGQIYKDLSAHSEAEEQIVYPAVRSYYQQTQDLYNEQAEMKQMLEQIKSLNPSAPDFKNNVQRLMDAVMHHVRQEETEMFPLIRDNFSDEQQKQMATEFKTAKSQVQDQFAASSK
- a CDS encoding GNAT family protein; the encoded protein is MIKIELQPFERDDFARLIGWITSADLIQQWAPSTFTYPLDDNQLEKYIQTSQGEKPTKKIFKAVDTHTFAVVGHIELDRIDLQNRSGTVSRVLVGEASLRGQGIGTQMVKKLLQFGFEELKLHRISIGVFDFNIAGVSCYEKVGFVKEGYFRDAYKAGDKYWSYYVMSILESEWKSSDV
- the dprA gene encoding DNA-processing protein DprA translates to MEERAYWLAWSKVAGVGPVFLRRLQQHFGTLATAWEATPAALGQVEGFGRNTVERVVQGRAQIQPDKLLQQHQQQNPCFWTPADPDYPRLLLETPNPPPVLYCRGQFDLQENLGQTPMVAIVGTREPSEYGKRWTRKISTALAKSGFTIVSGLAAGIDTEAHQGCLDAGGRTLAILGTGVDIVYPPRNRLLYEAILKQGAVLSEYPAGIGPDRAHFPQRNRIIAGLSRAVLVMEAPTKSGALITAHLANDFCRDVYVLPGSLDNPNSLGCLGLLSKGAQVILNEGHLLEMLGAMPPIDATTEAVHPVSGQLSLFEQVPMPQLEPELAKVLQVVPAEPTSLDLIVQEAGLAAGSVSSALLQLELLGLVTQLPGMRYQRS
- a CDS encoding DUF2243 domain-containing protein, translated to MNQQGNVGGTLIAAGILLGMGAAGFFDGIVLHEILQWHQMLTSVMPPTSLSNVKENMVWDGFFHAGVYLINCVGIWLLWRAGKQGEVPASFSTFGGALLIGAGGFNLIEGLIDHQILGVHHVKSGPNQLAWDLGFLVISALLVAAGWILLQRRQSDVTA
- a CDS encoding SDR family oxidoreductase, with the translated sequence MPVEEKQQPPQHQDRQPGLESEMTPQPKADDSKYKGSGKLLGKVALITGGDSGIGRAVAIMYAKEGAKVAIGYLNEDEDAQETKRLVEEHNTECLTIAGDIGDEKFCQQAVQQTIDTFGKLDILVNNAAEQHPQQSITDITAEQLERTFRTNIFSMFYLTKAALPHLKEGSAIINTTSVTAYQGNPQLLDYSSTKGAIVAFTRSLSQSLVEKGIRVNGVAPGPIWTPLIPSTFSEEKVESFGQQVPMKRAGQPEEVAPSYVFLASDDSSYMSGQILHPNGGKVVNG